From a region of the Trichoderma atroviride chromosome 6, complete sequence genome:
- a CDS encoding uncharacterized protein (EggNog:ENOG41~TransMembrane:1 (i123-141o)): MPHYTSLRRVTIFFLSILDDSNSWESHPFTVASISDQMLQKMEGSEESLPLLSSPVATPETHSQYTALEARKEHMTFLIRPYDGFTMRLRDMLAEEEANPRPLRILVDGPYGHTQRLHEYHRVIFIAGGSGVVVALSYLTSLCKQMETPTKIDLYWAVRESAFAKDVLSSYMLSTEVKAAIDTGRLSLQLYMSSQLESLATDTLPSRVQQHIGRPDIGSVIIAAARDTQDGNMAVVACGPAKLADDSRLAVVNALKGGNHHIDYYEESFAW; the protein is encoded by the coding sequence ATGCCGCATTATACAAGCCTCAGGCGGGtaactatttttttcttatcaaTATTAGACGACTCAAATTCTTGGGAGAGCCACCCTTTCACAGTCGCTTCAATATCGGACCAAATGCTGCAAAAGATGGAGGGCTCAGAGGAGAGCCTACCGCTTTTGAGTTCCCCAGTGGCTACCCCAGAGACTCATTCTCAGTATACAGCGCTAGAAGCCAGAAAAGAGCACATGACATTTCTCATCAGACCATATGATGGATTCACAATGCGCCTCAGAGATATGTTggctgaggaagaggcgaATCCTAGGCCTCTTAGAATACTGGTGGATGGACCATACGGACATACACAGCGACTACACGAGTACCACCGCGTCATTTTCATCGCTGGAGGATCAGGGGTTGTCGTTGCGTTATCATACCTGACCTCTCTTTGCAAACAAATGGAAACCCCGACCAAAATTGACCTCTACTGGGCGGTCAGAGAATCTGCATTTGCAAAGGATGTTTTGTCTTCATACATGTTATCCACAGAAGTCAAGGCAGCTATAGACACAGGCAGACTATCTCTGCAACTTTATATGTCTTCCCAGCTCGAGAGTCTTGCCACTGATACTTTACCGAGCCGGGTGCAGCAACATATTGGCCGACCTGACATTGGCTCAGTCattatagcagcagcaagggaTACTCAAGACGGTAACATGGCTGTCGTTGCATGCGGACCCGCGAAATTAGCAGATGATTCACGACTGGCAGTGGTTAATGCACTAAAGGGAGGAAACCACCACATCGATTATTACGAAGAGAGTTTTGCATGGTAA
- a CDS encoding uncharacterized protein (EggNog:ENOG41~TransMembrane:3 (n4-11c15/16o69-93i105-127o133-153i)) → MIRLALQILWMESLSHHQNSLVSGSILWMPLNMRVDIIISTASGIIDESLYFSTPTKQILRYVADRTGIISFANFPFIWLFGMRNNLALWLTGWDFGTYNNFHRWVARISTAEAIIHSVLYTVLIFMNGGLNYYAWWFTMWFWNAGQMATIFIHPHRVINSHIINNAWTRFNI, encoded by the exons ATGATTCGTTTGGCCCTGCAAATCCTTTGGATGGAGTCGTTATCCCATCACCAGAATTCTTTAGTGTCTGGTTCGATACTTTG GATGCCTCTGAATATGCGCGTAGACATCATTATCTCTACGG CATCGGG AATTATAGACGAAAGCCTCTA TTTTTCCACGCCTACCAAACAGATATTGCGTTACGTCGCAGACCGGACTGGAATAATCTCTTTTGCCAATTTCCCATTCATATGGTTATTTGGAATGAGAAACAATCTCGCTCTGTGGCTTACTGGTTGGGACTTTGGAACGTATAACAACTTCCATCGGTGGGTCGCCCGAATATCGACTGCAGAAGCTATTATCCATTCTGTGCTTTACACCGTTCTAATATTCATGA ATGGTGGATTAAACTATTATGCATGGTGGTTCACTATGTGGTTTTGGAATGCTGGCCAAATG GCCACCATTTTCAT TCATCCACATCGGGTTATCAATTCTCATATTATTAACAATGCTTGG ACACGTTTCAATATTTAA
- a CDS encoding uncharacterized protein (SECRETED:SignalP(1-18)~CAZy:GH95) yields MLLAGLVAAAACAHGATARRLWATEPADPANIIMTAYPLGNGKLGAMPLGLVGEDIVVLNEHSLWSGGPFQNPDYIGGNPPGPVYTALPGIRDTIWQTQINNDISPLYGDPADYYYGNYETLGNLTVKIAGLSQYTSYNRALDLETGIHQTVFRSNGASFTTTTFCTFPDQVCVHNVQSTKALPAITIGLQDNARSSPASNLSCDANGVHLRGQTQQDIGMIFDARVQVLSRPKGAACTASHEIVIPADSKTKSVTVIYAAGTDYDQKKGTKASNYSFKGVDPAPAVLSTIKAAAKESYNSLYNSHVKDHNALFSQFTLNLPDSDNSASIPTAKLMEDYDDDIGNTFIENLLFDYGRYLFIGSCRPGSLPPNLQGIWTESLTPAWSADYHVDVNVQMNHWHTEQTGLGDIQGPLWDFITDTWVPRGTETAALLYDAPGFVGFSNLNTFGFTGQMNAAVWSDYPASAAWLMQNVWDRYDYGRDTTWYRATGYPLMKAVAEYWIHEMVPDLYSNDGTLVAAPCNSPEHGWTTFGCTHYQQLVWELFDHIIQSWDATGDKNTTFLETVKETQAKLSPGIIIGWFGQIQGDFVSEFSVWLPQFLLNKYRMEDRLGSAQRRASSSFPTRWMVSRLQHRREYVE; encoded by the exons ATGCTTCTAGCTGggctcgtcgccgccgcagcctgcGCCCATGGCGCAACGGCAAGACGGCTGTGGGCAACTGAGCCGGCCGATCCAGCCAACATCATCATGACCGCTTATCCATTAGGAAATGGAAAGCTTGGAG CTATGCCGCTTGGGTTAGTCGGGGAAGACATCGTGGTCTTGAACGAGCACAGTCTTTGGTCCGGAGGGCCTTTCCAAAATCCC GATTACATTGGCGGCAACCCACCAGGCCCGGTATACACAGCTCTTCCAGGGATCAGAGACACAATTTGGCAAACTCAAATTAATAATG ATATAAGTCCCTTGTATGGTGATCCGGCAGATTACTACTACGGCAACTATGAGACTCTTGGGAATCTCACAGTCAAGATTGCCGGCTTGAGTCAATACACCTCTTACAACAGAGCGCTAGATCTCGAGACAGGCATACATCAAACCGTATTCCGGTCCAATGGTGCAAGCTTTACCAC AACGACATTTTGTACATTCCCCGACCAAGTTTGCGTTCATAACGTTCAATCCACCAAGGCACTACCAGCTATTACCATTGGTCTACAAGACAATGCTCGAAGTAGCCCAGCGTCCAACCTGTCATGCGATGCCAATGGAGTGCATCTGCGAGGACAGACTCAACAAGATATCGGCATGATTTTCGACGCCCGCGTCCAAGTTCTTAGCCGACCCAAAGGAGCGGCATGCACAGCGTCCCACGAAATTGTCATTCCTGCAGACAGCAAGACCAAGTCAGTCACCGTCATATACGCCGCTGGAACGGATTACGACCAGAAAAAGGGTACCAAAGCAAGCAATTACTCCTTCAAAGGAGTCGACCCAGCGCCAGCTGTGTTATCCACTATTAAGGCGGCTGCAAAAGAAAGCTATAACAGCTTGTATAACTCCCATGTTAAGGACCACAATGCCTTGTTTAGTCAGTTCACTCTGAATCTCCCAGACTCCGACAACTCGGCTTCAATACCTACCGCAAAGTTGATGGAGGACTACGATGATGATATCGGCAATACTTTTATCGAGAATCTTCTTTTTGACTATGGAAGATACCTTTTCATTGGCTCGTGCAGGCCAGGATCTTTGCCTCCCAATTTGCAGGGCATTTGGACGGAGTCTCTCACGCCAGCTTGGAGTGCAGACTATCACGTCGACGTCAATGTTCAGAT GAACCACTGGCATACTGAGCAAACCGGACTTGGCGATATCCAAGGGCCGCTGTGGGACTTTATCACCGACACATGGGTTCCGCGCGGCACCGAAACAGCAGCGCTGTTGTATGATGCTCCTGGATTTGTTGGATTCAGCAATCTCAACACATTCGGGTTCACTGG CCAGATGAACGCTGCTGTGTGGTCCGATTACCCAGCATCTGCCGCCTGGCTGA TGCAGAACGTTTGGGATCGATATGATTACGGCCGTGACACCACCTGGTATAGGGCGACTGGCTACCCGCTGATGAAGGCCGTCGCCGAATACTGGATTCACGAAATGGTTCCAGATCTCTATTCCAACGATGGAACCCTGGTTGCCGCTCCATGTAACTCACCAGAACACGGTTGGACG ACCTTTGGCTGCACGCACTACCAGCAGCTAGTATGGGAACTGTTTGATCACATTATCCAGAGCTGGGATGCTACAGGCGATAAAAACACTACATTCCTCGAGACTGTCAAAGAAACCCAGGCCAAGCTGTCTCcaggcatcatcatcggctggTTCGGTCAGATTCAAGGTGATTTTGTCTCAGAGTTCTCTGTCTGGTTGCCCCAATTTTTACTAAATAAATACAGAATGGAAGATCGGCTGGGATCAGCCCAACGACGAGCATCGTCATCTTTCCCAACTCGTTGGATGGTATCCCGGCTACAGCATCGGCGCGAATATGTGGAATAA
- a CDS encoding uncharacterized protein (TransMembrane:8 (i196-223o229-246i299-320o340-364i385-406o522-545i573-598o610-633i)): MPLHLQVPPPTDPAYRRSPSPPPSPSKALQTYCDKYVVVYDFSDIDYDAATKEFITLLQNLEDTGLHVEVRPGYEQSILLFVKAPSELLGNRVYKLRVRDWLYGITQTRPPGNKDTVVSAWYEAEDILSMNHLVCWPKSMGGAGITPNHGQWKNVKSTFPMHNEKVNQAFLRHLGGKLLLGTADLDKIRDLFGSKVAFYFAFGQSYSAFLLFPAVTGLIAWLWLPNYSLVYAILTVIWCTVFLEYWKVREVDLSIRWKVRGVSKTKMNRPEYKYEKVVVDQYGRTIHYTPKWKQIARQLLQVPFMAASTAALALMISSVFAVEILISDSYDGPNSFYLEYIPTILLAVLIPYISSYLEGVAKWLTNFENHRTADNFEMSLTQKTFVLSIITNYLPIFLTAFVYVPFGDQIFPWIEGHIVQFAPSIGNRLTELPFRLDADRLRHEVITLTVTGQLSSFFEENILPLIKYKMSSLYREYRRAYTKDTILVSMVTDDTDETAFLEQRRNEATLEPYNVQDDIAELVLQFGYLALFSPAWPLIPLGFLINNWVELRSDFAKICIEHQRPAPHRAEGIGPWIASLEILVWLGSISSAAIVHLFSSDSLLGGGWSTLPLTIFVSEHILLAITMITRVIFLRFGSEQLRRERSEQYARRLAILEEIEEHKREGERIDVRERQRRRSLLVSGNESFWTKQADDGASAAAGVRLIKLAREWEESNELKKKQ, translated from the exons atgcCTCTCCATCTGCAGGTGCCGCCGCCCACAGATCCGGCCTATCGCCGATCGCCGTCACcgcctccatcgccgtccAAGGCTCTTCAGACGTACTGCGACAAGTATGTTGTAGTCTATGACTTTAGCGATATAG ATTACGATGCGGCTACAAAAGAGTTCATTACGCTGCTCCAGAATCTGGAAGACACGGGCCTTCACGTTGAAGTAAGACCAGGCTATGAGCAATCCATCCTGCTATTTGTCAAAGCACCAAGCGAGCTTCTCGGAAACAGAGTCTACAAACTGAG AGTAAGAGATTGGCTCTATGGCATCACCCAAACGCGGCCACCAGGCAACAAAGACACCGTTGTGTCTGCGTGGTACGAAGCCGAAGATATCCTGTCCATGAACCATTTGGTTTGCTGGCCAAAGTCTATGGGGGGAGCAGGCATTACTCCCAACCATGGTCAATGGAAAAATGTCAAATCAACATTTCCCATGCACAATGAAAAAGTCAACCAAGCATTTCTCCGGCATCTTGGCgggaagctgctgctcggcaCCGCTGACCTTGACAAGATACGGGATCTCTTTGGATCAAAG GTTGCCTTTTACTTTGCGTTTGGCCAGTCATACTCGGCCTTTCTTCTGTTTCCAGCTGTTACCGGGCTTATCGCTTGGCTATGGCTACCCAACTACTCCCTTGTCTACGCAATTCTCACCGTCATTTGGTGCACTGTGTTTTTGGAGTACTGGAAAGTCCGTGAGGTCGATTTGAGCATTCGATGGAAAGTGAGGGGAGTCAGCAAAACCAAAATGAACCGACCAGAGTACAAGTATGAGAAAGTCGTTGTCGACCAGTATGGCCGGACTATTCACTACACTCCCAAGTGGAAGCAGATTGCGCGACAGCTTCTCCAGGTGCCTTTCATGGCCGCCTCAACGGCAGCGCTGGCTTTAATGATCAGCTCGGTCTTTGCAGTTGAGATTCTAATATCTGACTCGTACGACGGGCCAAACAGTTTCTATCTT GAATATATACCCACTATACTACTGGCTGTTCTGATTCCCTACATCAGCTCGTATCTCGAAGGCGTTGCAAAGTGGTTGACAAACTTTGAGAACCACCGAACAGCAGACAACTTTGAAATGTCACTCACGCAAAAGACGTTTGttctcagcatcatcaccaattATCTGCCCATCTTTCTGACGGCATTCGTCTACGTCCCCTTTGGCGATCAGATATTTCCTTGGATCGAAGGCCACATTGTCCAATTCGCGCCCAGCATCGGCAACCGTCTCACCGAGCTGCCTTTCCGACTAGACGCTGACCGTTTGCGCCACGAAGTCATCACATTGACTGTTACCGGCCAGCTTTCCAGCTTTTTCGAAGAAAACATATTGCCCTTGATCAAATAcaagatgagcagcttgtACCGCGAATATCGTCGCGCCTATACAAAAGACACGATCCTGGTATCCATGGTCACTGACGATACGGACGAGACCGCATTCCTGGAGCAGCGCCGCAACGAGGCCACGCTGGAGCCATATAATGTCCAAGACGATATAGCAGAGCTGGTTCTTCAGTTTGGATATCTGGCACTATTTTCGCCCGCCTGGCCGCTCATTCCTCTAGGcttcctcatcaacaactGGGTTGAGCTACGATCCGACTTTGCAAAGATATGCATCGAGCATCAACGGCCTGCGCCGCATCGAGCAGAAGGCATCGGCCCATGGATTGCCTCGTTGGAGATTCTCGTCTGGTTGGGAAGCATCTCCTCCGCTGCGATTGTTCACCTCTTCAGCTCTGACAGCCTCTTAGGCGGGGGTTGGTCCACCCTACCATTAACCATTTTCGTCAGCGAGCATATTCTTTTGGCGATTACAATGATTACCAGGGTCATCTTTCTGCGCTTTGGCTCGGAACAACTTCGCAGGGAGAGAAGTGAGCAGTATGCCAGGCGACTGGCTATtctggaggagattgaagagcaTAAGCGTGAGGGAGAGCGCATTGATGTTAGGGAGCGACAACGGAGGAGGTCGTTATTAGTCTCTGGCAATGAGAGCTTCTGGACAAAACAGGCCGATGATGGGGCgagcgcagcagctggagtgAGGCTGATAAAACTGGCGAGAGAGTGGGAGGAGTCCAATGAGCTTaagaagaagcaatag